The genome window GAAGAAGGCCAGAAAGCGgccgtgccaccgccgtggccgcgGACGTGGCTCCTTGAGGATGATTCTACGCTCTCGGCTCCTGATGGCGAATGCGGTGTCCTCGTCTTACTTGAGAGTCTCGAGGTACGCGATCACGTCAGCGCGCTCCTGCGGCTTCTTGATGCCGGCAAACGACATCTTCGTGCCAGGCATAAACTTCTTCGGGTTCTCCAGGTACACGTCCAGCACTTCCGGCGTCCAGACTACGCCTGACTCGGCGTTCGCCTTGCTGTACGCGAAGCCCTCGACCTTGCCGGAGGGGCGGTGGACGATGCCGAACAGGTTCGGGCCCACACCGTTCGCGCCGCCcttggtggcggtgtggcaCTGGGCAGCACGGCCCTTGAACAGCTTCTCGCCGCGCTCCACGTCGCCAGGCGGCAGAGGGGCACGAGCCTTCGGCGGCATGATGAGTGCGGTGTATTGCGTGTGCAAGGCTTGTGTGGAGAGGAGCAGgggcggcgtgtgcgcgtgcgtgtgtgcccaagcgagggcgagggagagtgcctgtgagagagagggggctAAGAGCAGCGGAGACTGGGTGAGGCTAAGCGAGtgccacgtgtgcgtgttgtgGGTGGTGGCGCCAGTGGAGGCAACCAGGAGAGTACACACAGGGTTTCGTAGAGGAGAGCAGGAGGCAGAGGGCGAGGGTAGGAAGCCAAGAGAATACAGGGATAACGTTTGCGAGagacgacgccgcagcaactcgctccctccctccatcctCTCCCGACACAGGCCTCTGTGGCTGTTGCACGTGTGCAGCACAATGCCGAAAGCAAGGTGGAAAAGGTACggagtgagggagaagcaCATCCACAAGAGCttactccccccccccccacacacgcgtgaCAGGCAGCGGGGAGAGAAAAGCGGGGCGCCGTGAgcaagaaaaggaggggtgAGTGGGGAAAAGGACGACAAGCGAAGCACCTCCATCGTCGATGCGGCAGTCGGCCTCCTTGTCTGTGTCTTCtccgtgtacgtgtgcgtgagcCTGTTGTGCCGCACTTACTTGTCTTGTGCCCGAAAAGGACAGTTAAAACAAATCTGTAACAGCTATAAGAAGGAACCCTGGCCGTTCCTCGGTGCCCACAcgccccttctccgccttcaaGCCggcatcacacacacactgcagCCTCTCGCATTACAGTTTTGTCAGCTTGTACTCGTTGCTTCATCCTACTCGCTGACCAACGCGCCTGTTTGCGTGAACGGGTGCCCGCCACGCACCGATGTGCGTCACGtccgcctctctccgcctccgctgctcggcttcaGGAAGCGGTTCGGTGGGAGTGGGGCGTGTTCGCAggagagatagagagagacacccagagacacacacacacacacatggggATCTAGGTGGAGAGGTGAGGtcggggtggggagggctgAATCGACAGAGGATGAGATGCATCCTACTTCGGCTGGTGATGTCTGGCAAACAGAGGAAGgccgggagagagaggggcgagatgggggagagggatggaggaggggacATGGTCGGTTAGTTACTACATAagaggaaagaaaacaaagaacaGCGAATACGAGGAACGGAGATAGGCAGATATCGAAGGGtgcgcgagaggaggaggaggaggaggaggaggaggggtcaTGGCACGCGTACCACCACAACATACACACccgaaaggaaaggaaaaaggaaaagcgaaaGGCAGAGACGCCAGCAGAGGCGGGGGTAACACGCgaggtgcacacgcgcacgcgcaagcaAAGCGAGCGGCCCCCACCACGCCGCCCTCcatccccccctccccccccatcatgcggcgtgcgcgcgtctctGCGAAAGGGAACGCCACGCACATggtggggggaaggggcggaggggagagagaggcacaccaTCACGCGAGGAAGACGAGCCGGCCCATCCGAGACAGGGTCTGGagatcggcggcggctgggaAAAGGCTGAGCCGAAAtggacgaaaaaaaaaggggggggggagggggcgccaTGGGCAACGCGAAagggaaaaggaaagggggcACATGAACGAGgggcgtctgcgcgtgctgtgGTGACTTttcggtgtgtgtggagagcagaggaggagggggaggggaggaagtGATGGACCTTGGACGCGCGATCGTAGTGCGTGCTTGCgtaggtgcgtgtgtgtgtgtgtgccagtgTTTCTTATTTCTCTTTGCTATATTTTTCTAGTTCGAAATCTGTGTGGGTGTCATgcgttgcgtgtgcgcaagGCCCGTTCGTGTTGGCGCTTTACGACTTCTCCGCCTTTTTGGGTTCGGCGACGGTAAAGTACTGAGTCTAAGCAGTACAGCCGTACTACGTgggtgtggggggagggcggagggcgggCACGGATAGGGGAAGAGCCGACGGGAGGTCAGAACACGGGCCAGCTTAtaggaaaggaggagggtgtgcaAGGcgaggcacagagagaagcgaaTGCGGACATGGTCGCGGAGAGGTGCCGACAGTCCTGTTGCAGCAATGACAGCACACGCGCCGTAAACCCGGTCAAAACTCACGCCTACCGACCCAACCATCACTGCttccgcccctcctcctttgtgCCGccgagccccccccccccccgttcACGGCCTTTCGGCAGCGCATTGGCCGCGAACCGACGTCTTCAACCTCCACTTGTGCCCCATTCCTCACTCTCCGCTTCTCGtgcctttctcttcccccgCTGCCCGTCACCAGAGCAGCGCTCTTCGTTAAGCAGGCACCGCCTCTTCGATTTTAGTTAGTGCCTCGTTCACGGACCGGCGGGAGTGATGCAGGCGTGCCTGTGCCCGTGTCTGTAGGCGTTAAGACACAAACCCAGCGGAAGGCGGGTTACACAACGACAccgtgcgcgacggcgcccTCGTCTTACTTGAGAGTCTCGAGGTACGCGATCACGTCAGCGCGCTCCTGCGGCTTCTTGATGCCGGCAAACGACATCTTCGTGCCAGGCATAAACTTCTTCGGGTTCTCCAGGTACACGTCCAGCACTTCCGGCGTCCAGACTACGCCTGACTCGGCGTTCGCCTTGCTGTACGTGAAGCCCTCGACCTTGCCGGAGGGGCGGTGGACGATGCCGAACAGGTTCGGGCCCACACCGTTCGCGCCGCCcttggtggcggtgtggcaCTGGGCAGCACGGCCCTTGAACAGCTTCTCGCCGCGCTCCACGTCGCCAGGCGGCAGAGGGGCACGAGCCTTCGGCGGCATGATGAGTGCGGTGTATTGCGTGTGCAAGGCTTGTGTGGAGAGGAGCAGgggcggcgtgtgcgcgtgcgtgtgtgcccaagcgagagcgagggagagtgcctgtgagagagagggggctAAGAGCAGCGGAGACTGGGTGAGGCTAAGCGAGtgccacgtgtgcgtgtttggaGAAACCccggggagggagagcaggagACAGAAAGTCGACGATAGCTGGGATCAAGATGGGATGATGGGGTAGGAGACGCATAGGCACGTCAGACACGACGGAACAGGCGTACCGCAGGAGAAATACCGTAAGGTCTGCGGAAGAGAaggcgggcagcagcggatggGAGCTGATGTGTGCACGCACTGCGCTTCCATATATCGCGCGCATGGTAGAGGAAACGCGAGGGATGCAAGCGTCAGTGACAGGCAGCCGCTACAGCGGAGAACTGATGTGTGCGAGGGCGTGAGGCAGGGGACCCTTTCGGTagcggcgctgacgctcgtccttcctccccttccccttggCATCAATACACTAATGTAGGCCCGCGCACAACGGAGAAGTTTGCCATGCGTGCCATGCaaagaggagcagctgcacgactGAGCCTCAGTTCGCCTCacaccgccccctcctccctctttctcgtccTCTACTTGCATCGGACAGAACGTTCCGGACGCGCGAAAcagcgagaaagagggaggagggggccgTTGGAgtgaagggggtgggggaggagacGTACGAGGCTAggtacacatgcacatgcacctacagacacacagacacagacacacgctaCCCATATCCATATAAGTCACCGCGAGTGAGCGGAGGCCTCGTCCCCTCATATCGTCGACAAGCCACCGCCCAGCCAacgatacacacacacacacacacagacagaaaAAGGAGCCGAATCGCACCGAAAGAGGTTGAGCCTCGACTACAGGAGACAGAAAAGAAACAAGTAAGCAGGGaagccctccccctcctgccgatggcgaggaagagggaagaggaaagTTGTGTTACAACGGACCGAGGAGAGggtctgcgcgcgtgtgctggaaGGGAGACGAggtcgaggaggagacggaggggTGCTCAAGGCATATATCGTTCGGCatagacacacgcgcacacatcatcgccaccgccacgcgtGCGCTCTCACCCCCACCCATCTCCATCCTCATgcaagaggaagagacaAAGAGAGGGACTTGGTGGGGGTAACGTGCGGCATGCCCAACCCAGAGAGtggagggtgggtgggagggaagcgtagcagcaacagcagcagcggtagccGCAACATCCATACAGACACgcagaccccccccccccggcgCACATTGCACAACggatgagggagaggaggagagatgcAAGCAAGAGTTGGgtgagaggaggaaaagggcGCCGTCTGTCGTCATGCGATCAATAGACGTGTGGGGAAAAcaaagggggtggggtggggtggggtgggagagAGATCCACCGAGGGATGGTGGAGCCAGCcagccacgcacacatacacatacacggaTGATGCGNNNNNNNNNNNNNNNNNNNNNNNNNNNNNNNNNNNNNNNNNNNNNNNNNNNNNNNNNNNNNNNNNNNNNNNNNNNNNNNNNNNNNNNNNNNNNNNNNNNNNNCACGCCCTAGTGTGTGAAGGACACCTCTCTCCCTATCTACATGCTTACATTCAGCAAGTCGTTACGGCCGCGGTTACAGACCCCTTCCCAGGCCTTGCTGTTCCTGTTACGCAGCGTCTTCCACCCGCTGTTCTCTTCGAGTGCTCTACACAAGTCGGGTGGAGACGACTGGCTAACGAGCTACAGCAGTCCCTGGGACATTGGAGAaacagacgcgcgcacaagtACGCAAATacagacacatgcacgcatggcagcggcgacggcggggtgggggtatTCCGGTGACACCGCCAATGCCcgtcccccacccctccgcGCACAAGGACCAGGGGTATCTACTCGTGCCGGTCCGTTTTGTGTGAAAGgccctcgccgccatcgtTGGCGATGAAGGAgacgcgacgccgtcggGGCACGCGAAACTGGGCCGGAGCCACAGAGCTGTCCAGCAGCGTGCTCCCCTCGCGCACGTTCGAGTCTTCTAGCAGGCGGCTGCGTTCCACCGCGCCGTTGACGTCCTCGTCCTTGacgtcgtcctcggcgcGCGTATTTGCGATGTCCAGCACCTTCAGCTCCGGCAGGTCGGTCACTCCTTTCAGCCCCGCCTTTGTGACGTATGTGTGGTTGAGGCGCAACTCTCGCAGACGACGGCAGGTGCGCAGGCACGTCACGTCTGAAATGTGGCGGTTGTCGCTCAGCTCGAGCACTTCGAGTGCTCGCAACGTGCCCAGGGATTTAATGGTGCTGTTGCGCAGAAGCCGACAACACTTGAGGTACAGCGTCGTGAGCGACGCGGATCGTTCGAGAAAGGCGAGGTCTTGCACGGAACTGTTCGTCAGGTCAAGCGTCGTCAAGCACGGCATTGTGTTCACGCCCACCAGGCGTGGAGACGTCACGCGGCACTctagcgccggcgccggccccTTGCTGTCGCGCCGCTCCTTCCACCGCCAGACGAGCGTCTGGAGTCGCCACTTTGACTGCAGCAGTGACTCGATATCCTCCACGATAGTGTCGCTGAcgtcgaggtgctgcagcgcgcgcagctgatCGATGCGGCCGAGGTTGAAGCCGCACACGTTGCGGTTCGATTTGACAAGGATCTTCTTGAGGGACGGGGCGCCGCCGACAAGGAACTGTAGCGATACGATGCTCGTCTGTGAGATGTCCACCGTCTCCAGCGTAGGAATCTTCTCGATACCGCGCAGACCGTCAACAGTGACGAGCGTCTCGACGATAATGAGCTCGCGGAGCActcgcagctcctgcaggaggcgcagatCATAGACATCTGTGAAGGAGAGGTCAAGGGAGGTGAGGCGACGCAGCGTAGGGATGTCGCCAATGATGCTGAGCAGCCCGCTCGCTGCGTTCGACGGACCGTTGGCCTCCTCGTTGTCGCTGTCGTCCAGGATGTCAGTCAGATTGGTGATGACGAGCGTCTCGAGGGTTCCGGCGAGCTGAGCGATGCTGCCGATGCCGCTGTTGtcgacgcgcgtgcggcgcaaAATAAGGTGCTTGAGTGATTTGCTGTTGCAGAGCGAGTGAAAGCTGCGGATTGTGTTGAAGGACATGTCGATCGACTCGAGAGTCGGAATGCTGGCGAGTCCCGAAAAGCCCGCCTCGGTGTCGCGCCAAGCCACGGAACTGTCAGGCGTTACACCGTCCATCtgcgcccgccgctgctgtatAATGTCGTGGCAATTCTTGAGGCCGAGCCACTGGGCGCGCAGCCACTTGAGAGAGCGGCTCTTCTGCAGCACGGACAAGTTTGCGACCTTCGTGGTGCTCACATCGAGTGTGCTGAGTCGCGGCATCTCGCTGACGCCAAGGAGCCCGTCGTCCGTGATGTGGCAGCTGTACGCGATGAGTGTCTGGATGGAGCGCGATTTGGCAATCTGTTTCAGCGATGTCACCTTGGTGCGCGCAACGttcagcagcgtcagcgtcgACACCCGCTCCAGCCCGGCGAGGCCTTGGCTGTCCACGCGTGTGCCGTTGAGGTAGAGGTCGTTTAGAGAGCGGCTGGCGGAGAGGCACGTTACATCGCTAATCGGGGTCATGCCCAAGTCAagtcggcgcagccgccgcagcttcTCCAAACCCCAAACACCCTCGTTTTCCAGAGGTGAGAACTGCGCGTCGATCCCCTCGATCCCGCAGGGCCGGCCGTTCGACCTCGTTGTCGGCGTCACGAGTGGCACCAGCGTTGTCAAGCAGCGCATGTGTGATACGCAGATCAACTTGAGCGTTGGAATATCTGCCAGCCCGCGCAGCCCCTCGCTGGGGATGGTGCTACCTTTCAGAttcagcacgcgcagcgtcagcgacTGGGCGAGAATTGAACCGATGCTGGTGAACGTGGACATGGACAGGTTCaagtcctcctccttcaaGTACGAGTTGAGCGCAGCTGTCTCCGCGTCGATGTCCAGGATCGCGCTGTCCGCGGAGGATCGGTTCTGCCCATTCGCATTACGTCCGGCGGCCGTCGTTGCGCTCGAGTTGACACGCGCCGGTGAGTAGCGACCGTTGTGGTTCAGCGCAGAGTCCGGGCACTGGGCCGAGCCACCACGACTATTGCCATTATCCAACGGCGAGGTCTTCATTGGGGCCGCGCCGGGTGGGCTTTGCCCCGCAGCGGGACCGCTGTTGATGGGTTTCGCTGGCTTCGCAgttgcggcggtggtggccgccgcctccttggcTGCCGCACCGTTCGGGCTGCTATTTCCAGGCTGCTCATCGGTAGAGCTGAAGACACGCAGCGCCGTGTGTGGGGAGTTGTCGCCAGCTCCGATGGTGCTGGTGTGTGACAGGCGATGCGGCCCACCGTCGTGGAGATTGCTGGAGCAGCTTGGCGACCCCGGCGGGCATCCGCTTGATGCGTCGTCATTGTACGACGGCTTGGCGTGTGTCTCCGGAGCAGGGGCTTCCTCGCCGACGTTGCCGAGCTCATCCATGTTCTGGTTCTTGCGGAGTCCGGGCAGCGTCGGCTGGCGCACCGGGTGcgaggccgctgcgccgctgaagcCGGACGTGGCGTTGACGGTGGTCTTGTCGGCCGTCGCTTGCCaactgttgctgctgctggtatAGGGGCGCTTGCTGTCGCTCAAGAGGCCCCAGCGACCACCGGATGAGCCCGTCGACACCGATGAGCTCTCTTGTATCTCAACGGCCGAGTACACTGGAtccaccgccagcggcgggGATATCGAGGGCGTCAGCCCTTTCTGTGGCCTCCCCGCAGCGGACCGCGCGTTGCtatgtgcgcctgcgccgctgccttgtGTGTAACGGTCTGGGAGGCTCGGCATAGTCGGCGACGGGGCGCGTGGAGACGGTGGTAACTTGAACGCTGCGATCTGCGGTTTACCAACCACTATCTTGGCCGATCGCGGCGTGGCGATGATGGGCGGCGTGCTCACGTCGTCCGACGGCGAGGTTGAGGATGACCCTATCTGGCTCTGCAACGCGCCCGCCGGCAAGGAACGGAGAGGCctgagttgctgctgctccggctGCACGGTGCGCGGCAGCCCGCGGTGCGGATCTTGGGCTAAGAGGTGCGGCGAGGCCTCCGGGTGACGAGTGTTGCCGTCCTCCGAAGAGTTGGCAGCTGCCGAAAGGGGTGAGTGGCtgctgttggtgctgctgcgaggcggcgagAACTGCGGTGAAATCCGCGGCACCATCGTCACGCGCGGTGCCGACGATGCCATGCTCATGGACGTCTTCGgggccgtgccgctgctgctgctgcttttaTTCTTGTCTTTGTTGGGTGAGGCCTGCAGCGGGTTGGACTTAGGTAGTGACTCGGAGGCCGCCGACAATGTGGGATGGTCAACGGGTAGCGTGACTATGGACGACTcccgcgaggcggcgcagctgctacGGCGACTGTTGCGggccttctctttctcattctcctccagcacccgAGCGTTGAACTTCTTCAAGGCCTCTTGCATGCCCTCCATGTCTCGCacagacgccggcgctggtggcgtaCGTGtgggcggctgccgtgctACGGTCGGGCGCGGGGCGCGCGTAGACGACGAGCAAGCATCGGGGGCGAGTGCATCGGGCGGTGCCAGATGCGACGTtgacgccgacgctgccggcgacgtgGCTGGGCTGCACCCGAGTGAAATCCGTGCGCTCCGTGATATAGTGGTGTTCGCTCGCGTTGTCGCAGGGCCCTTCGCAGCGGCAAGCAGTCCGGCCAGCGGGGGAAGCCGCTtggtggcagctgcgccagcgcccTCGGAGGCGAGACTCAAGCGGCCAGGCTTGACGCACCGAGGTTCGCTcgacgcgtgcgccgcgacaCACACCGCGTCCATGGAGTTacgcgccgtcggcggtggcgtgtgCAGCATTGTGTCTGGCGGACACACCTCGTCCGGAGCGATGTTGCGGCGACGCTCGTGGCTCATACTGCCGCTGACATACACAGTGCCGTTGCCTGGCGCGTTCATGTTCAGTGCGGGTACCAGTGCTGATGACGCGGCCCGGTTCATCAGTTGTGGCGACTGCATCCGAACTCGGTGGAGTGCACGCTGGGAGGAAGACGATGGGAAGGACAGACGGCCGAGAAGGACACTTGAAAACTAGccaacacacatacacacaggaTAATGGAACAATGCTTGTGCACGGatggagaagggagggagggagggaagagcgacagaaaggaagagagaatgTCAGTAGGCGAGCTCCGCACCTATTCCGTCGACACGGCCAGCACCGACTCGCCGCAACCGtcgtagcagcagcagcgagatgTGCAGACACGCttggaggaagggagggaggagagagacagagaaaaggaggggaagaagagaggagggggagggggtggcacGTCCGAGCGTGAAACGagcgaaacaacaacagagagCTCAAGCAGAGCAAAGAAATAGAGAGGGAAGGACAGAGACTGAGAGTGGATGTGGATGTGGGACGTGGATGTGCCGAGGAAACAAAGAATCAGAGGTTACAGCGAGATGCTGCCGTTGCCACGCACATCTCTCGTCCTGCACGACGCACGTCCAGCGCGAAACACACGAGCGAAGAAAGGAAACAcgagggggggagggagggagggaggaagaagacgaACAAAGAACGCactgcccccttccctccaaaacaacaacgacacAAAGGGTGATGATGGTGATGGGGGAGGATAGGGGAGAGCCCANNNNNNNNNNNNNNNNNNNNNNNNNNNNNNNNNNNNNNNNNNNNNNNNNNNNNNNNNNNNNNNNNNNNNNNNNNNNNNNNNNNNNNNNNNNNNNNNNNNNCACCTCagtctgcgcgtgtgtgggcagGCGGGAGCAACGGtaccgcagcaccaccgacCCCCTTCTTTTCGAGTCGTCGTTCTTGCTGTGCTGCCTCTTCAATCCGcgtgcggggggaggggtgggcgtGGGGCCTGCGATGCCTTCACTTCTCTGTATCGCTGTCGTGCTCCGTCCGCcggtgtatgtgtgcgagCGTACACCTAATGGGAGAGAAGAACGTATCGCGGTGATCTCGCACGcaacgtcgccgctgctgcgaagcTGTTACGGGCGCCGAtgtgagcagcggcgccgacaggAACActggagagagaaaggcaaaGCTGTGCGagcggagagaagaggagagggcgtCGATCTGAGCTAGTTCGAAACCAGCTACAGATGGTCTTGCGTGAAGCCGGAAGCACTGGCGGTGACGTTTGTGCGGGCGAGAGGCATTGTATGGGTATGcgagcgtgcgtgcatcACCCGGCATGAGGTTTCCGGGCGTGCAGGGGCAAAGGTGAGGCAGAACAAGGacagcgaagagagaagctgggcgaaagaggagaggagggaggggaggtgcaGCGACTCGTGTCGGGCCGCGCTGTCCGAGTGATAGCGCAAGGCGATATCAATaactgtgtgcgtgtgggaaGGGCGGCAGTAACCGTGCCCTTTCGCCGTGCGTGCAGACGTAGGGACGGGTGCAGACGCAAACAAGGTTGAGCGCGTCATTCGCTTTTCTGCGCCACCCACGTCCTTCATTCAATCGCCATGCATTTTTCCGGTTCATGCTTAgcgtgcgcctctcccgGCTCAGCCCCTCGCTCACCACCTGCCCCCTCCTAGCGTCCACAGCGACAGGCACAGCGGCTGGAAAAGAAAGCGGAGGCTGTAAGTGAGGCGCCGCTTACCAAACACAGGCGCAGACCTTCCGCCTCGACTGCGTCTTGCCTGTGCCATCAAGATTTTACGTATGCCTCTCTTAGCGTGTTTAAAGCGGAAGCTCGGCAGCGTTGCCCCATGCGAAGGAGGGAACATAGGGGACACGCTAGCCAGCATGCAGCGGTGGTACGCTTCGCTGTCATCGACTGCCATGGGTTTCAGATACAGATGCGTAGCCGCTGGAGACGTGATGGGATGCGGTGCTGATGCTGAGGCGGGGCTTCTCTTGGCGCTTCTCCCGGCGCATGCGATACTCCTGTTGACGCTGCTTCATCTTCACGCGGTGGCGGGTGAGCCGCAGCGCTCGCGCAATGCGCCTCGCACTCTGCGGTGGCA of Leishmania infantum JPCM5 genome chromosome 16 contains these proteins:
- a CDS encoding putative cytochrome c, which gives rise to MEGGSELLRRRLSQTLSLYSLGFLPSPSASCSPLRNPVCTLLVASTGATTHNTHTWHSLSLTQSPLLLAPSLSQALSLALAWAHTHAHTPPLLLSTQALHTQYTALIMPPKARAPLPPGDVERGEKLFKGRAAQCHTATKGGANGVGPNLFGIVHRPSGKVEGFAYSKANAESGVVWTPEVLDVYLENPKKFMPGTKMSFAGIKKPQERADVIAYLETLK
- a CDS encoding putative cytochrome c encodes the protein MPPKARAPLPPGDVERGEKLFKGRAAQCHTATKGGANGVGPNLFGIVHRPSGKVEGFTYSKANAESGVVWTPEVLDVYLENPKKFMPGTKMSFAGIKKPQERADVIAYLETLK